The window AAGACGAACAGGAGTAAGGAAAAAGGAACATCCCTAAAGGCAGCTGTAACAAGATGCTAGTCCTTTCGGAGAAGGAAAATCTATCTGAAGAATCTCTTCCCTCTTCGTGCAAAAGGCTTATTCCTGAGAGAGAGGCGCAAGGAAGCTAGGGGTAAATCTGAAACTAATGCAAAAGTCCCATGGACTCTCCAAGGTATCAAATAGAAACCTATAAATCGCAAACCTTACATTGAATATTGAGCATCGACTTCGGCAATAACTCAGACATCCATCATCCATCTTACCACattatttttttggcttaataTTCAATGGCAGAACAGAGGCAACCATTCCGCTTCCGACTCCCTTGGCTGCCAGCACCTGCGGCTCCACGTCCAATCCCAACACCAACTCCAGCACAGCCAGCCCCAACCCAGTCAGCCACCGCAGCTCCCATTCTGCGGCCTCCATTTCGGCCTCCAGGGATAGTCCAGGTACAgccacctcctcctcctcctcctcccccccAAGATCAAGCACAAGCAGCACCGAGGACAGAGTCTGAGGTACAATCACCACCTTTGGCAGCTGTACGATCACCACCTTTGGCAGCTGCACGATCACCACCTTTTGTAGCTGCACGATCACCACCCTTTGCAGCTGCACGATCACCACCCTTTGCAGCTGCACGATCACCACCTTTTGCAGCTGCACGATCGCCACCTTTGGCAGCTGCCCGATCACCAGTCACTTCTCAGCCAACATCACCAACTCGAGCAGAATACCAATTCCGGACTGGCTCTGTGCCTTCATCCCCATCTCGTGGGCCCTCTCAATATGCTGGGCCCACATCCTCACAGCCCACTTCTCCATCTCGGACAGCTACTCGGGTGCCACCAACAAGTCAAGTTGTATCCCAGCCTGCATCTCCGTCAAGGAGATTACAATCCAGCATTCAAGAGAGCTCCCAGGCTCCTCCCACTTACAGGAGACCCCAAACACTGGCCACCGGGCCAGAAGAGATGAAGCCAGCAGTGTCTCAGATGTGGTCGCAAGAGCCTCAAACAAAGGCACAGATCACAACCGAGACTCCCAAGTCCCAGGACCAAAACATGCTTGGAACCACCGTGGTGGTGGCAGCACCAAAGGCTCCTGCCCCACCTCAGAAATCAGATTCTTCTACCTTAATTGATGATGCAAAGCCCGTCGGAGAATATGATCAAATATCAAAAGCGTCTCAGGTAGACACGCAAGAACCTCAATCAAAGGCAGAAATACCATCTTGGACTCTTCCAACCTCACGGGTGGTAGCACAGCCTTCACAGGCTCCAGGTACTGTAGCAGCAGCACTACCAACATCTGCAGCAATAGAGACGCCTTCCGGACCTCAGAAGCCAGATTCTTATGCTGTTACTTCTGTTTGGAAGCGCTTTTCATCAGGACCAAAGTCGGAGGAGACtgaagaaaggaagaaagtaGAGCAAGAACTCATAAAAGAAGAGAAGACCGATGGCCTAGCTTATGAGACACCACAGACTGTCACATTTCCAGGTGTACAAAAGCAGCCGGGGAAGCGAGAGATTCTTGACAGAAAAGAGATATTGTTGACTTCTGGTTCCAGTGGAAAACAGAGTAAGATGGTGATTTCAACACATCCAAAGGATCGGAGCCCAGTAAGTGAACCCCGTCCAAAGCCTGCTACATT is drawn from Vitis riparia cultivar Riparia Gloire de Montpellier isolate 1030 chromosome 18, EGFV_Vit.rip_1.0, whole genome shotgun sequence and contains these coding sequences:
- the LOC117906655 gene encoding vegetative cell wall protein gp1; translation: MAEQRQPFRFRLPWLPAPAAPRPIPTPTPAQPAPTQSATAAPILRPPFRPPGIVQVQPPPPPPPPPQDQAQAAPRTESEVQSPPLAAVRSPPLAAARSPPFVAARSPPFAAARSPPFAAARSPPFAAARSPPLAAARSPVTSQPTSPTRAEYQFRTGSVPSSPSRGPSQYAGPTSSQPTSPSRTATRVPPTSQVVSQPASPSRRLQSSIQESSQAPPTYRRPQTLATGPEEMKPAVSQMWSQEPQTKAQITTETPKSQDQNMLGTTVVVAAPKAPAPPQKSDSSTLIDDAKPVGEYDQISKASQVDTQEPQSKAEIPSWTLPTSRVVAQPSQAPGTVAAALPTSAAIETPSGPQKPDSYAVTSVWKRFSSGPKSEETEERKKVEQELIKEEKTDGLAYETPQTVTFPGVQKQPGKREILDRKEILLTSGSSGKQSKMVISTHPKDRSPVSEPRPKPATFNGERASLHKEIREDISKFVHKLTTGHPKQPMDEKPISITNLVGENRGASMHFVPESAKKDASLHIHRGYKANTDEGGVENIEGEGSSREDSMIKEVEATKAYINSNVQSINNSFFCDAAVTERNPGVQLGISCTPTAQVKFGCKEEPLEAHKAEFSVTPSQKLTYEPVIKRRCLRGLFLESSDSDPDNPEKPKRHGCRYNSGEKSKGNNTDVV